The following nucleotide sequence is from Aedes aegypti strain LVP_AGWG chromosome 3, AaegL5.0 Primary Assembly, whole genome shotgun sequence.
aaatatatccttagaagtcgcccaaggacatccacaggatcctacatatcctgaccccatcaccctttggatTTATGTGGACGAAAAGTTGATTTCctagaataaatcattttttcgctaaATTCGCTCCAAAagagttgtaaaaataaaatggatccatgtccgatgctcaggattcgttaaatatatccttagaagtcgcccatggacatccacaggatcctacatatcctgaccgcatcaccctttgggtttatgtggacgaaaagttgattttctagaataaatcattttttcgctaaATTCGCTCCAcaagatttgtaaaaataaaattgttccatgtccgatgctcaggattggttaaatatatccttagaagtcgcccaaggacatccacaggatcctacatatcctgaccccatcaccctttggatTTATGTGgacgaaaagttgattttctagaataaaTCATGTTTTCGCTAAATTCGCTCCAcaagatttgtaaaaataaaattgttccatgtccgatgctcaggattgatcaaatatatccttagaagtcgcctaaggacatccacaggatcctacatatcctgaccccatcaccctttggatTTATGTGgaggaaaaattgattttctaaaataaatcattttttcgctaaATTCGCTCCAcaagatttgtaaaaataaaattgttccatgtccgatgctcaggattgatcaaatatatccttagaagtcgcctaaggacatccacaggatcctacatatcctgaccccatcaccctttggatTTATGTGGACGAAAAGTTGATTTCctagaataaatcattttttcgctaaATTCGCTCCAAAagagttgtaaaaataaaatggatccatgtccgatgctcaggattcgttaaatatatccttagaagtcgcccatggacatccacaggatcctacatatcctgaccgcatcaccctttgggtttatgtggacgaaaagttgattttctagaataaatcattttttcgctaaATTCGCTCCAcaagatttgtaaaaataaaattgttccatgtccgatgctcaggattggttaaatatatccttagaagtcgcccaaggacatccacaggatcctacatatcctgaccccatcaccctttggatTTATGTGgacgaaaagttgattttctagaataaaTCATGTTTTCGCTAAATTCGCTCCAcaagatttgtaaaaataaaattgttccatgtccgatgctcaggattgatcaaatatatccttagaagtcgcctaaggacatccacaggatcctacatatcctgaccccatcaccctttggatTTATGTGgaggaaaaattgattttctaaaataaatcattttttcgctaaATTCGTTCCAcaagatttgtaaaaataaaattgttccatgtccgatgctcaggattgatcaaatatatccttagaagtcgcccatggacatccacaggatcctacatatcctgaccgcatcaccctttgggtttatgtggacgaaaagttgattttctagaataaatcattttttcgctaaATTCACTCCACAAGAGTGGTCTTCTTAAGTTATATATAATAAAAGTGTTTAATGTTAGCTGGACCTTTTCATCTTtgtaaatatgttttcaaaattatttgaagtcATTTGCAGGATTATACATATATATGTACAACCGTTCTCTTCATTGTATTCGGAAACAGAGTACTGTGCCCATGAaattgaatattattcgatattGTCCAAATAAAGGGCTTATTACCCTAAATTGGTATGTTTACCCTAAATTccaaaatgatttatttgttATTAATGTTTGTTGAAGTTGATTTGgagaatacgcctaaatgtatgtaaTTCCCCGAAGGGTGGTTTGGCGAAGGATAACTAAACCGGTCttatgaacaggtctactgcccataaatgcatatcagtcccatgtttgctggatttcctattaacatgggacaattatgcgtttatgggcagtaaatgCGCCaggaaaaaagtttatattctgatctcgtaaaccatgtgggtcaccctaatttcacatcaccGAAAAAACTGTCTGAAAagtatggagaaactttgccgaagacaccatatatctaaaattgacggttgaGACACAAtgatttttgtcttcctagttatgtgcaatggcttttagggcgagatcacaggttatgcgagaaatgtagGGATCCTTTTGATTTATTTCGCCAGGGTTTTTTaagtaaatcttgaaggaaaCCAAGTAGTTCTTTATTCTATAATCACTTAATTTACTTCTTTAACAAATGTTTACATCGGGGTATTTTATCggccaaattgtctgaaactttgcaataaaaagCACTTGAATCATAATCTTTTGCAGGGAAATCATCATCATGCCAACGAAGTGTTTCGCATTTGGGTGTAAAAGCATTTTAcgcaaaaatcatataaaattttATAGATTGCCTACCGGAAAGCATAGATTGAAGAAGTGGTTGCAAATACTAAAAATTGGAGGAACTCTAAATCACCGAACAGCAAAAATATGCTCGCTTCATTTCTCCCGCAATCAATTCCTTAATTCTGGTGAGTATAAGAATTTTTTGTCGAAGCTTCCATTTCGTGGGTGTCTTGgatactatttttttaaatcacgttCTTCAATCCGTAACGATCAATCCAATGTACATTCTAACCTTACGATgcatttcaaaatttactaTAATTTCGATTATTTATTCAACAGTTTCTTACATACTTCGACCTCGTGCAGTTCCAGATCAGAATATATatgaattttcgcaaaaatcggAGGTAAAAAAAATAGATACGTGTTGCTTCAACATaagtgtttaattttttttaggtagCTCAGGTGCCGCTCGAAGTGATGGAGTGCATTTCCGACTCTGTGGTAAACATTGACATGGATAATCATTCACCTACGAAGAAaggtaaattaaaaatttagcaTAGTTTATGTACGTGTTTTTTTAATGTCAGGCAACATTTCCAGAAGTGCCTTATAATAAATTagttatttattgatttattaattcagactatcatatcatatcatatctGTAACTATTGTAAGTCTCAAAATTAGTGACTACCGCTCCCCCTTAAAATGCTACGTATTTTAAACCCTCAAATAACCGTTAttgcaaaaatttaatttaatattgTTTGTGCAAGtcaatacaaaaaaagtttgcttttcactacaGGTAACCGTTTCGATCAACCATTTAGAACGTATCTACCCAGTTCACGCAAAAGGATAGTACAATCATCTGAACAAGTTTTAGAATGTACGTATATTTTATGATTGTCtcatcaggtttttttttacttagttTAATATATTTGTGTTCTTTATAGATGTTCCCTCTTGCTCCGATAATTTTGGAAGTGATGTAGCTTCATATGTAGAACTGGAAACTGCAGAGGAAAAAGAATTAAGTTTTGAGGGTGTATCTAATGCAGTCGATGGTAGCGATAGGTATGacaaattcagttaaatataATGGGATTGGCATTTTTTGTGACTTAACTCTCTTTTTCCAACGACTTTGGGCTAAATTTTACGAAATCAGTTCgaaacattttatttgtttttcaatagtaaattgGTGGTTTATAAGCAATTTTACTATTGAAACAATTAGTTGTCTGCTGGATAGATTATATGAGTACGGAATCATATTCTAGAAACTATTATAAACTATTAACCTGATTCGGTTTGTCTGAAGTTCGTCGAAAAACAATGGCGCCCTGGAGCTAACAGAATCTCCAAATAAATCTCTAAATATCATGCAATCTCAAACGATATTACATAGAATTGAGTACGATTAGCACAAAAGCAAGCAATTCTGGACTAACACATCATGATTCTAATTTCAACATTATTCTGAAATACTGCTCCTTTGTTGGTTTCTTCTGCTTTTTCGTACAGAGTATGACACATGAAGATGCTTCGCAATAATAAGCATCTCGTTGATGAGTCGTTAAATTTATCAGTACAAATCAGAACAAAATCAGCATAAATCAGTACATAATCAAGCTGTGTGTATTTCACGTATCTTCCTTGCAGAGAAGAATGGCAATGGTGTATCAAATTGGTCCATTGAAACACAATGTTTAAAtgccaaaatttgtttttttttttttttttttaataaaagttaaaatgacaaaaataataactcagTTGGAATGGCATGAAAACTCAAGAATATCTTATTTATAATAtcaaaacattaaacaaaaagaATTAAATATAGTTATTGTTTAGATATTGatcacaaaataataactaaattaatcattaatcaagaTAAAAATAAACTCAGCTGTTGAAATTCTTATTCTGTAGTTTACTTTTGTCTCAATTTTTTACACACTTGACATTTTTACGAACTTTCaagatttgatgaaaattttctattGTTTGCAGGTTGCTCATTaaccgggaaaagcgggaatgtatgggaaaaatacaGGAAATTGTAGAAAACACCAGGAAAAAATACTATAAGCGAAACAAGCAAACTTTGCCAGAGGATTTACGACACCTTTGacaactgtattttgttttccagaAAACATGTTTGGCAGATTTTTCTCACATTTGGTGAAATTCTGGCTGAGAATATCGTTCAGATTCAACTGAAATCTTATAGAAAACCATCATTGTGATACATACAACCATTCTATCGTATTTTATTTGAGATCCCATGGCGATAAATTTTATTGGTGAATAAATAGCAACGTCGTTTAGTTTTGTATAGTTCTTGATGTCATTCTTGGGAAATCTTCGATCGATTCCTGGAAGACACAGCTCGATGAGGAagaaataactcgcaataacatatgaataccttattttggtatcataccgtAATTAGGAATTGTTCAGTTAttaatacctcaatttggtattataatggtattgcaaaaactgttaaaaaaaatcaaaaatacttcatCGAGgcattcgacagctattgaggactgagaactattattcaaaaatttaaattttataagaaaatccatcacgtattatttaggtattacaatacctgatctagttatcagtttggtgttagtAGAGCAtgcatgagatattatttgaggtattttcccagacaaccaaaatgtacgtataactaaatcatctggaggctttgcacgtgcaacatttcacttataagatgtcgcgaaaaagccttctacgtacaaaagtggaggcaatatacgtgcatattgTTGAAAACTTCACCACAGTGGAAACACAACAGCGGGACGAGAAAGGAACTTTACGGACCGGAGAAAGAGCAAAACACTTGTGTTCTCTTTAACGACACTCGAACGAATATTTATTCACATCATAATATAAACAATAACAACTCGACAACACACAACATAATCATGGTGTGTCCATAAAACATATAAGTTGTCTCGAGCGCGAGAGGTGTCGATTGAACATACACGGAAAGTAACATTCAACACATATATCATGTAATGAAAAGTaccatacaatgcgagtgtataattttccaccgaactaacctgtaatattatgcgacttaatttatgataacaaatgttgatttgacagctgctacggattgatccgacttactttgtacgagtgtacgagacgaactaaaatttacaaatgaactcagataaaaggcgttttatgcgaggaaatttATCTATCTGACGATTTgacgtgttttgcgggtttgatgtaatttgtatgaataaacgagtaattacgtgaactttgatgcgatttctggttgtctgggttacctcttatgcagggctcattcgtacctcattcaggttgttagCATAGGAAATTATCAGGTATCGTaggttttttctcaaaaacattttttgaaatttgtttactaaatttttacttgaagttttttttttaaaacacacTGGAAATTTATGGCTAATATattcagcattggatcgaccaaaatggAAAATTGATGCATCATTACAACCGTAATCTTGTATTCTTTAAAAAGCACTTGCAAAAAtgtggcggaaaaatctgaaaactattcaaaattaatgaaacagtcattcagtcatcgtgcaaaagtttggaatcACTCCTTAGTATATATcgtcaaaagtttgggttcacctgagccgcacgtaaatcatttttgtcaataattatgttatttttcgaGTAATAAAGTAATACAGAAACAATCGATTTGatgaaaacatttgcaacttcttcgataatataaaataatcaaatttaaagacttaataaaaaaatagatgAAATTGTAAACTGTGGGTTTGAATTTGAAAgagatatggtcggtgttcagacagaccggactagaagATATTTTggcgttttaaagatacattaAGGACTCCATTAATTCTGATTTTccgatgctattttgatacagatgtacCGATGTACCATCAAACATTTATTCTCTATTATGTATTTCAACATAAAAGTATTTTCGATATTCTGGATGCTTGGGGTAGGTTTTCCTGAACCcattaaggtgaatatgaatcgaagccataactgaaattttcaagagcacaaatctggagaaccgatgGCTTCGactcattttcaccttaaaaacACTTAATCCAGTTTGTCTGAACGCCGACCATATGGACAAACATATATAAATGGttcattgaaaaatctaaaagaaCAACATCGCTTTTAGCCTCTCTATCAGcagcttcaaatttttaccataaaaaaaaaacatttaaatcactataacttttatgttttttaatatttgtttatttgtttacaaataaaataaacaaatattttagcaCGAAGTTTTcagaaactcttctattttcagaatctgcttcgattttgatcattggtcatctggttttaaagataatCCGATGTTCTTTGGGGGGctgacattctccatataaaatatcTTTGGGCGCCATTTTGTTTAGtcaacttttgtttttttttggtgaaaaaaaatgtaaaaaaaaaacagaaaagttatagcgatcttaattatatttctgttttaaaaattttatcctGCTAGTAGACGTCAAATTAGGCCTTATAGTTACATCGAACTGTTGAACTTCGGTTGCTGTAATTTCAACAGCAGTTAATTCGGCAAAAAAATACAGTATACTGTAAAAAATGTTAGATGTATAGTTTATTACAATGGAGAAATAAGATAGTTTtagtttttattgttttatattattccATGCTGTTCAATAATCAAAAGTTCTTTCTAGTTCAAGCTGCAACGAAAACATAAATCAAAGCCAAATTAAAGCGGTGACCACATCAGCTGGAATTCTATCGGTGGAAACATTATATGATGAACAAATGAAGTATCTAACTGGCCATAGCAAAGTTGAATTCAATTTCATTCTGCAGTACATGACAGCAAATCAGCCTGATTCAAAATGGCCAACGGAAAAATTGAGGCTATCGGAACAACTACTGCTAACATTAATAAAATACAGGCTTAATTTAGACTATTTGCTGCTGAGTATAATGTTCAAAATTGGTTGCAGAAcagtttccaaaatattttcttaTTGGACTAACTTGATGTACGATAAACTAAGTATTATAGACTTTTGGAGCTTGCGTGCCAAATCGGAAAGCTTGTACACAGTTATTCTAGACTGTACTGAGATCCCAATCGAGAAACCCATTTCTGCCGAAGAACAGCAAATAACGAGGACCATCGTATAAGAACTGCAATACGTTCAAAGGATTGATAGGTAAGTTTATGTTTCATAAAGTAATTTCCTGTGTATCGCAAAGGGCCCTAACCAATCGCATTACCAAATTCCGCGCATTTAAttcaaattaagaaaataaataagtaaaaattatttatcTTTGCGGATTTTTGTATATAATtattataaggtaccgtgggacaagtgggtaatggattagactggcccagctcagtatgggagaaaaataaagttgtatgtgGCAAGTTAACAATATTTTGATCTATTAtgcaaaaattgctgaaaatctcagaaatctcttacgtatcgtaatgttctgaacgGCCTCAAAgttttacgcatgagtttaaaatgttaattcacatattcagtaaaatataccaattattttcacttaccccatttacccacttgccccacggtaccttagttTGCTTTTCTACAAAACAAATATACTTGTGTATAGATATATTCTGAACTACGGCATTTTACGATACACGTCACTACTTTGGATTTTTAGGATGAACCTTAAAGAAAATGACTGCTTCAGTTCTCATTTAATTATATAAGAAATGTAAACTAAAAAAACACATGGTcaccaatatattttttttatttatttaggaatTGACGAAGCAGGAACCGTTATTTTTGTGTCCAAACTATTTGGAGGAGCAGCTACCGATAACACTATTGTTAAAAATTCTGGAATACTAGAGCTACTTTCTGCTGGAGATTTTATACTAGCTGACAGAGGATTTGAAGCAACGGATGCGCTGTCGGAAAAAGGGATTATTTTAAACAAACCTCCGAAGAAAAAAGGTTTACAAATGAGTGAAACTGAGGTCGCAACTACACGGTTAGTAGCATCTCGACGCATTAACGTCGAAAGAATAATTGGTCATGCTAAAAATAGTCGCATATTATCGCAAAAAGTTGACCATAGCATGTTTAAGCATATGGATacaattttttatgttatttttgcATTAGTAAACATCAAGGCCTCAATATGTAAACCTGTGAAAGTCGATTGTTGATGTAAGTAgtgtttttcatgaaatagaacaaaaaataaataaagcaaataacaattattaatttgatttttgataatGTTCTTCGATTACATCACAACAAACTGATAGTTTTGACAGCAAATGAGCaaatgagttcgtgggaagttattagGCGGGTGACGGACcagaatcctccaaaaatgccggGAATATCTAGGGTTACTACCCGTCTtgatttagcaggacatgtcctgattttgaattttgattgaggtgtcctgatttattttccatctttcaagttttcaagtGCTTTTTTCTGCTTGCCGAACACCTTGAAATTTGACAGATAAATCTAATTAAGAACAGCTATCATTCTATCGCTGTCAGAATCTTCGAAActctgatcattttttttttacaaatggtAGCAATCATGGGAACATAAGAATGTTTCACTCCGCCgcttaatgttttatgaattgcAAGAAGGCATTCCCTCATGTGAATGTCATCTTTTTGGAACTCAAAATAGTATCGAATTGAAGATGCTTTCAAAAAGCACATTTCAGTTGAGATAATATTAATAGAAACCATGACCGTAACTACTTACTATCACTACTACTACTTACAGGGGATTCACGACCGCCTAACATCTCGTACTCCACATAATAACTTACAAAAGCATGAGAATTTGGAAAGATTATAAACGAATGCTTCTCAGAATAATAAGATCTCTGTCAAAAACTTTGATTATTAGAAGGAACCTTAGTCATATTTTGGCGAGATCCTTAGCGGATTCTAACAACATCTGAATGGAAACATAACGGAAGCttctttgtgaaatttttaataagattTTTAGCAGATTGTTTGTAAAACCATGATTTGAGGAATCATAGCGCATCTTCAATAAATCTGTGAAAATTTTTTTAGTGgattttgaataagttttttaGATCCTATGAAGTAGTTTTCTgatattaataataattttctatCGAGATCTTGATCAGACGCTAAGCCAGACCTGCCCAACCTTCTTAAACCGCGGGCCAATTCTCAGAAATAATATTGCGCGGCGGGTCGGagcattttcaacttttttttgttgaaacgaAAAAGAAAATCCAACATTTATTGTGTAAAAATTCAGTAAGGATCAGTAAGAATCCCTCTCAGTATTCTCTATTGATCTGTCGAAAGAGTTGTGTCCAATATTGCGTCAGAATTTAGTTggagaataatttaaaattctgctctaaattttattttattttaaaatcatgtcAAAGATTTAATATGAATACTACTCAGAATTTTATCTCAGTCTCTTCCTCCATTATTTGGAAATTCTGGTTAGAATTGTCCTGAGAATACTGGTTGACATTTGACGAAAATCCAACGCAGGTTTCTGCAAGAAATGTTTCTAGGATATCCTCGGAATCGTCATTCTAAAATCTGTTAAATATCTTTCCAAAATTGCAtatgaatcctgttcagaattccgTCAAAAAACCACTTAGAATTATTTGGAAACCTGGCTCAGAATATCTggataatttaattttaagaattCTGAGATATGCTGCTAAACGTCTTGTGAGAATTTTGCCCAAGTGATCTTAATATGTATAATTAGAATGATTCTATGTTATTGGTAAAATTTATCCCTATCCGTCCCTTCAATCCCATCAATATGATGATTTCGATAATTTTGAGAGTTGCACTTAATGGCATTCAGTAACAGTAATATCATGGATTGAATTATAGATAAAACGTAGTAAACTtctacagggtgtctactacctggaaaaacctggaataatCAGGGAATTttgatcacaatcagggaaattattttgaggcagtaattcatgatagaatatgttcacgacCGAGGATTTTTGCTTTATGTCCAAGAGCTATCATTAATTGCCCTgttgaatcctgttcagaattccgTCAAAAAACCACTTAGAATTATTTGGAAACCTGGCTCAGAATATCTggataatttaattttaagaattCTGAGATATGCTGCTAAACGTCTTGTGAGAATTTTGCCCAAGTGATCTTAATATGTATAATTAGAATGATTCTATGTTATTGGTAAAATTTATGGATTCTCATAATGAAAGTCAAATTATTGTTTGCAAGCTAGACATATGTGTGGAATAATTTTGTCGCCttttcacttaaaaaaaatgctatgaATTTTccagtttccaaaattttcaagagctgcAAGTTTCATTTTTCTAATCTCTTTTACTTTCATTTATGAAATCAAGTAAATTTAGAATTTCAGTAGCTTGAAAATCGATAGTTTAGTTATGATCCTTAGTATATTCTATCttaaaataaatagaatatTCAACGGGCTagatatgagaagaatcttgaCACTCTTCGAGGGCTGCACAAAACAACATAGCGAGCCGCACGTTAGGAAGCCCTGCACTAAGcagatttctttcaaaatcatcGGTAAATTCCAGACGAGATTGTTGCAGGAATTCTTTTGATATCTAAATTGATATTTTGAGGTCCTCGGTATCCTGACATCAATCACTAACCTTGAGAAATCTCTTATTAGGAATGCACCAAATCCAGTGATGAACTTCAGGCGAATCGTAAGATACTTGCATAGTCGAAACACCCGAatatatgacatttggtcgaatgacgtttggtcgaaagtacatttggccgaatggacatttcgtcgaatggatatttggtcgaaaaggtttaactGCAACATTTTGTTGAACCGGCATTTCGTGGAAAGTATATGTGGTCCAATCTTAATAGTATGTACAATTTGAAGTTTTACGTTAAGTCCGATTATCGCCGAAATTAGGATTTTGTCGCTTAAACACCGAGTGAttggataattaaaaaaaagtatcagccattttaccaacaatctatatgcggTTAGTACAATTTTGTTATTTAATTTGATAGACGCTACTCTCCCGACATATTTATTAACCTCTTGCGTATTGATTACATATTACatattgatcactggggtgaatttgatcacgtcggtaccaaatagcatttcctttcaaggatgcttaaaacTTCGTTGCCTCACAgtcattccatgttttctagtttatagatgtctaatgatgattttaaaccatttcatgtttattaaagacagttttgcatagaaatattcacagttttgaaggtgttagcaattctgctggaaatgtcggtactaaacaatccgctggtaCTAAGCCTGAATGTAAACTACAGTGTTCAAaaagttgtgtaagcttcagtttgaattgctgaactcatttttgaaatcgtaaaacattacaagaatagtttttttccacaaaaccgtttattgttgaataacgcgcttatttcaagggaaattgcatacatttaggcgtattgtgaagatttacaaagttttattttgcaataaaatgatgatatacacgagttgtaagaattttgacatcattttcagtacttgttttaattatgaatcgtggtttacggccaaccagccgagtggaagtttaacaactaccgaaaagctaaacattacatataatctaatccaattgcaaattatatgtaatgtttagcttttcggtaatcattttcagattcaggagacccaaatttagtagatagggaaattttgcattcaaaaataagctttgttgtatagtgatcaatttcgccccaatgtgtcattttcgaCTTTCgatataaaaactaattttataaaatgttaaattttatttcatagaaaatcgattacataaactgatagagatcaatgaagtactgattttaccgaaataaatttgacaatttttgaattccaaaggaaaacatgttaaaaagttgtgaaatagtgatcaatttgcccccggattacggtaatagcTTTACATGTCCCTAGGAGTTCTACATTGGATTACTCTATGAGTTGTTTTGTTTCGATTATTTAAGGAATTTTGTCAATAATTACCtctgcgcagctcctaactctgcgcactatCTACAAAATCCATCAATATCTGGTAAAATACCTAaatctttgtttaattttttttcatatattgctacaatagtaataaaaaagtacgcaaagaattttcttgacaaatttacgtttattaatttaataaaaaataaaatagctttgaaaatattaaaaaaactgcccgccagcaaaaatgctaagggagtacctcatcacttaagtcatttgaagcaTATCAAAGAGAATATATTCAGATTTTTAGTACGTAGGCACTAGTTTATTTATTGAGCAATCATCACTGGTAAAGTGCAACTTATTTTCTCtttattttcttattcttcttaagtgcgcata
It contains:
- the LOC110678483 gene encoding uncharacterized protein LOC110678483 isoform X1, translated to MPTKCFAFGCKSILRKNHIKFYRLPTGKHRLKKWLQILKIGGTLNHRTAKICSLHFSRNQFLNSVSYILRPRAVPDQNIYEFSQKSEVAQVPLEVMECISDSVVNIDMDNHSPTKKGNRFDQPFRTYLPSSRKRIVQSSEQVLEYVPSCSDNFGSDVASYVELETAEEKELSFEGVSNAVDGSDSSSCNENINQSQIKAVTTSAGILSVETLYDEQMKYLTGHSKVEFNFILQYMTANQPDSKWPTEKLRLSEQLLLTLIKYRLNLDYLLLSIMFKIGCRTVSKIFSYWTNLMYDKLSIIDFWSLRAKSESLYTVILDCTEIPIEKPISAEEQQITRTIV
- the LOC110678483 gene encoding uncharacterized protein LOC110678483 isoform X2, with the protein product MPTKCFAFGCKSILRKNHIKFYRLPTGKHRLKKWLQILKIGGTLNHRTAKICSLHFSRNQFLNSVSYILRPRAVPDQNIYEFSQKSEVPLEVMECISDSVVNIDMDNHSPTKKGNRFDQPFRTYLPSSRKRIVQSSEQVLEYVPSCSDNFGSDVASYVELETAEEKELSFEGVSNAVDGSDSSSCNENINQSQIKAVTTSAGILSVETLYDEQMKYLTGHSKVEFNFILQYMTANQPDSKWPTEKLRLSEQLLLTLIKYRLNLDYLLLSIMFKIGCRTVSKIFSYWTNLMYDKLSIIDFWSLRAKSESLYTVILDCTEIPIEKPISAEEQQITRTIV
- the LOC110678483 gene encoding uncharacterized protein LOC110678483 isoform X3, producing the protein MPTKCFAFGCKSILRKNHIKFYRLPTGKHRLKKWLQILKIGGTLNHRTAKICSLHFSRNQFLNSVSYILRPRAVPDQNIYEFSQKSEVAQVPLEVMECISDSVVNIDMDNHSPTKKGNRFDQPFRTYLPSSRKRIVQSSEQVLEYVPSCSDNFGSDVASYVELETAEEKELSFEGVSNAVDGSDRLLINREKRECMGKIQEIVENTRKKYYKRNKQTLPEDLRHL